In Pseudobdellovibrionaceae bacterium, the following proteins share a genomic window:
- a CDS encoding alpha/beta hydrolase, protein MSIRRIRDVELRYTLEGEGPLTVFLHGFGGSPGDWRSVAEDLKDGRRLIVNIKSLFSHQEPISFSHQVDLLCEFLREFVSPEEAIRLVGSSYGATLTFGIQARLGNKVSHHVLINPMPLDPLKELRNPLLRWLFFIYRLPTGVFTFALTPFGRSYLEALGRLFHMGLGTRKKIRRFNHRKWRLIRHAIHRFLWIARTEDWESWKSVSVEMKPTCWVIFGSQDFLFTEDTYRRTAVHFGSNQFVPVPGGGHELILSRPKLISETLERLWAMP, encoded by the coding sequence ATGTCCATTAGGCGGATCAGAGATGTGGAGCTGCGTTACACCCTTGAGGGCGAGGGGCCGTTGACCGTTTTTCTCCATGGTTTTGGTGGGAGTCCGGGGGATTGGCGATCTGTAGCCGAAGACCTTAAGGATGGTCGGAGACTCATTGTAAACATCAAATCTCTCTTTTCCCATCAGGAGCCCATTTCTTTTTCCCATCAAGTGGATTTATTGTGTGAGTTTTTGCGCGAATTCGTCTCACCTGAAGAAGCCATTCGTTTGGTTGGTTCGTCTTATGGAGCAACCCTCACTTTCGGAATTCAGGCTCGGTTGGGCAACAAAGTGAGCCATCATGTCTTAATCAATCCCATGCCTTTGGATCCTTTGAAAGAGCTTAGGAATCCATTGCTCAGGTGGTTGTTTTTTATTTATCGCCTCCCAACAGGAGTCTTTACTTTTGCTCTGACCCCTTTTGGTCGCAGTTATCTTGAGGCTTTAGGACGCCTTTTTCACATGGGACTGGGGACGCGAAAAAAGATCCGTCGCTTCAATCACCGCAAATGGCGCCTCATCCGCCATGCTATTCATCGCTTTTTGTGGATTGCCCGCACTGAGGATTGGGAATCTTGGAAATCGGTCTCTGTGGAAATGAAACCCACCTGCTGGGTAATTTTCGGCAGCCAGGATTTTCTCTTTACTGAAGATACCTACAGGCGGACGGCCGTTCACTTTGGTAGCAACCAATTCGTGCCCGTTCCTGGTGGGGGACACGAGCTCATCCTCAGTCGCCCCAAGCTCATTTCCGAGACTCTTGAAAGGCTTTGGGCGATGCCCTAA
- a CDS encoding TIGR02147 family protein, with protein sequence MGAKKEQKRNLTSQPDIHRYHDYREYLRDWVDHKRSTQPQFSLRKMALELKTSVSLLTMILKGDRNLSKELFEKLCPYLGLSASESSYLGQLKIVSDSDSQKDRVAALKRLQRFHGYQEQNSTDLEAHKYMAKWYYVAIREMTAMPDFQADPKWIRKRLKKKVSSREIREALAFLFDHGFIERDPKTKKVTIPTKQLDCSEGIYKLSLSQFHSQMFELATDSISTTPRERRWINGHTAAITAKQFEQIREILKEGLEKIEQITDKSESGEEVYHIGLLAFPVTQNGGRENG encoded by the coding sequence ATGGGAGCCAAGAAAGAACAAAAACGGAATTTAACCTCCCAGCCTGATATTCATCGTTATCACGATTATCGGGAGTACCTCAGGGATTGGGTGGACCATAAAAGGTCCACCCAACCTCAGTTTTCTCTGCGGAAAATGGCCTTGGAGCTCAAGACCTCAGTATCATTGCTCACCATGATCCTCAAAGGCGACCGAAATCTGAGTAAAGAGCTTTTTGAAAAACTCTGCCCTTACCTGGGCCTCTCAGCTTCGGAGTCCTCCTATCTTGGCCAATTGAAAATTGTGTCTGATAGCGACTCACAGAAGGACCGGGTGGCAGCTCTAAAACGGCTACAGCGATTCCACGGCTACCAAGAACAAAACAGCACCGATCTCGAAGCCCACAAATACATGGCCAAGTGGTACTACGTCGCCATCAGGGAAATGACAGCCATGCCCGACTTTCAGGCTGATCCCAAGTGGATCAGAAAACGGCTAAAGAAGAAAGTCTCAAGCAGGGAGATCCGCGAAGCATTGGCGTTCCTGTTTGATCATGGTTTTATTGAAAGAGATCCCAAAACTAAAAAGGTGACCATTCCGACCAAACAATTGGACTGCAGCGAGGGGATTTATAAACTCTCCCTTTCTCAGTTCCATAGCCAAATGTTTGAACTGGCAACTGACTCTATTTCGACCACTCCACGCGAACGTCGCTGGATTAACGGTCATACGGCGGCCATCACCGCCAAACAATTTGAACAGATTCGTGAGATTCTCAAAGAGGGTTTGGAGAAAATCGAACAAATTACCGATAAGAGTGAATCGGGTGAAGAAGTCTACCATATTGGACTTCTCGCTTTCCCCGTCACTCAAAACGGGGGTAGGGAAAATGGGTAA
- a CDS encoding 5-formyltetrahydrofolate cyclo-ligase — MLDATESQKKKALRQEFLAKRKSFVHAHHSNLSQLHQDVAEQLNFLTPSHSGLAAAYSALPDELDPDPFVSQKSNWQFAFPKVEGSELSFWVPDSAEAFTSGAFGIREPDTARSRQVNIGDCDVVLVPGVVFDQKGGRIGYGRGFYDRALRGSKVLKIGIGYSVQLAVQDLPLEKEDVRMDWVVTENFSLQTDRTAPAQD, encoded by the coding sequence ATGTTGGACGCGACCGAGTCTCAAAAGAAAAAGGCTCTTCGTCAGGAGTTCCTGGCCAAGAGAAAGAGCTTTGTTCATGCCCACCACTCGAACCTGAGTCAACTTCATCAGGATGTGGCGGAGCAGCTGAACTTTTTAACTCCCAGTCATTCTGGCTTGGCGGCAGCTTATTCGGCTCTACCGGACGAACTTGATCCGGATCCTTTTGTTTCCCAAAAATCCAATTGGCAATTTGCATTCCCTAAAGTGGAGGGGAGTGAGCTTTCCTTTTGGGTGCCAGACTCGGCCGAGGCCTTCACCTCGGGAGCCTTTGGGATTCGCGAGCCTGATACGGCCCGGAGTCGTCAGGTGAATATTGGGGATTGTGATGTGGTGCTAGTTCCCGGAGTGGTTTTTGACCAGAAGGGTGGCCGCATCGGTTATGGAAGAGGGTTTTACGATCGGGCTTTGCGGGGAAGCAAAGTTCTGAAGATTGGTATTGGCTATTCTGTACAGCTTGCGGTCCAGGATCTACCTCTGGAAAAAGAGGATGTTCGCATGGACTGGGTTGTGACGGAGAATTTTTCGCTACAAACGGATCGAACGGCACCGGCCCAGGATTGA
- the rny gene encoding ribonuclease Y, whose amino-acid sequence MTGLVSLVLGLVGGAGVLIVFQRVTGENKIKASEEEAGKILNRAKGQAAKIDREAKGKAKDFESRARRNVEGDIKKQKQKLESAEQKLKEKEGRLEGDFKKKEDTLQQKLNSLEQRSDRIKIAEVRIQELEQKAEQEIQGLKNKLESVANMTADQARDELRKAMEEEVRQNLAGELQSIEDEMRAKADRNAKRILSVAVSRFAGEMAAERTVATVPLTSDEMKGKIIGREGRNIRALEAACGVDLIIDETPEAVVISSFDAVRREVARQALLKLMEDGRVHPARIEEVVDKVKSELFASIKEEGEKACFDLGVHGVHPSVMNLLGSLKYRHSETQNLLKHSVEVATLAGMMAAEIGYDEKLARRAGLLHDIGKAIDHTVDGSHALVGAEYAKRHGEKDPVCHAIRAHHDEEKPETILAHLVQAANNLSKARPGARRGMMENYIRRLEDLESIGNSFDGVSRTFAIQSGKEIRVLVDSSKVTDEQSIMLSRDIARKIERELNYPGQVKVTVVRETRMVEHAR is encoded by the coding sequence ATTACCGGCCTGGTGAGTCTGGTATTGGGATTGGTTGGCGGCGCAGGAGTGCTGATTGTGTTTCAACGGGTGACCGGAGAAAACAAGATCAAGGCTTCTGAGGAAGAGGCTGGCAAGATCCTTAATCGCGCTAAAGGGCAGGCGGCCAAGATTGACCGTGAGGCCAAAGGCAAGGCTAAGGACTTTGAGTCCCGCGCCCGACGCAATGTTGAGGGTGACATCAAGAAGCAAAAGCAAAAACTGGAATCTGCTGAGCAGAAGCTGAAGGAAAAAGAGGGGCGTTTGGAGGGGGACTTCAAGAAGAAGGAAGATACTCTTCAGCAGAAGCTCAATTCCTTGGAGCAGCGAAGTGATCGCATTAAGATTGCTGAAGTGAGGATTCAAGAGCTGGAACAAAAGGCCGAGCAGGAAATCCAGGGTCTCAAGAATAAGCTGGAGTCTGTGGCTAATATGACAGCCGATCAGGCGCGAGATGAATTGCGCAAAGCTATGGAAGAAGAAGTACGGCAAAACCTTGCAGGGGAACTTCAGTCCATTGAGGACGAGATGCGCGCCAAGGCGGATCGCAACGCCAAAAGAATTCTGTCGGTTGCGGTGTCGCGGTTTGCTGGCGAAATGGCCGCTGAACGAACGGTGGCCACTGTTCCACTGACAAGTGATGAAATGAAGGGAAAGATCATTGGCCGCGAAGGGCGCAACATTCGCGCTCTGGAAGCCGCCTGTGGAGTGGATCTGATTATCGACGAGACTCCTGAGGCAGTGGTGATCTCAAGCTTTGATGCTGTTCGCCGCGAGGTGGCCCGTCAGGCTCTGCTGAAGCTGATGGAAGATGGTCGGGTGCATCCGGCGCGAATCGAAGAAGTGGTGGATAAGGTGAAGAGTGAGTTGTTTGCATCGATCAAAGAAGAGGGTGAGAAGGCCTGCTTTGATTTAGGTGTCCACGGTGTTCACCCAAGTGTCATGAATCTGCTGGGTAGTCTTAAGTACCGCCACTCGGAAACGCAAAATCTGCTGAAGCATAGTGTGGAGGTGGCGACTCTAGCCGGTATGATGGCTGCTGAAATCGGCTATGATGAAAAGCTGGCCCGGCGTGCAGGTCTTTTGCACGATATCGGTAAAGCCATTGACCACACCGTTGATGGTAGTCATGCCCTTGTGGGAGCTGAGTACGCCAAACGCCATGGTGAGAAAGACCCTGTCTGTCATGCTATTCGCGCCCATCATGATGAAGAGAAGCCAGAAACCATTCTCGCTCATCTGGTTCAGGCGGCCAATAACCTTTCTAAAGCGCGCCCTGGTGCTCGTCGTGGCATGATGGAGAACTACATCCGTCGTCTGGAAGACTTGGAGTCTATTGGCAATAGCTTTGACGGAGTATCCCGTACTTTTGCCATTCAATCCGGCAAAGAAATCCGCGTGTTGGTCGACAGCTCAAAGGTGACAGATGAGCAGTCCATCATGTTGAGTCGTGATATTGCCCGCAAGATTGAGCGTGAGTTGAATTATCCCGGACAAGTAAAGGTCACTGTTGTCCGAGAAACTAGAATGGTGGAACACGCTAGGTAG
- a CDS encoding VWA domain-containing protein gives MKTKTLATALLAATTLGVNSAQAVSILPANTATIEVRYDEAKSGNRITDTAYFRIPIVATSASPLNSDDKIERTIWVAKFGQSLKDSLKKYEDVCKVDVEEPPVIIPRPIRPPNPIIPGPIRPPHPPTDTKCVEGWKRVGAETEVTVEAHKASLFGMDVSLQSKELHELVDLGLKLAKNMKEAKPQTLPHLELGHARAALGAGGGGLNVTTGGAMDMGSFRRNVEEGYVPGPESLAVEGLMKEFDLSLTAKSCAKLLCIQPAYQISGKENKLYVQVGMASNVTKENFKRSPLNLAVVLDISGSMQGTDGTSKSRLEWAKEALVHTINQLEPTDSFSLTVFDTSSEILIPTTLAANKANLLATVAGLKTKGSTNLESGLRDGYELASKAFRQGYENRVLLISDAGLNTGVTDENSILKLVSDFASEDIGLTAIGLGLNFKQELIHNITMSKGGNYVFVNSGEKMFKFFESFDFLVTPVAYNFKASLHLGIYEGAKLVKAYGVPVKEDEPLRDLIDVRTLFFSEEGGAMLLEYDLK, from the coding sequence ATGAAAACTAAAACGCTCGCCACGGCACTACTTGCCGCAACCACGCTGGGAGTGAACAGCGCACAGGCTGTTTCGATTCTTCCAGCTAACACTGCCACCATTGAAGTTCGTTACGACGAAGCTAAAAGTGGCAATCGCATCACCGACACGGCTTATTTCCGCATTCCCATCGTTGCCACAAGTGCTTCGCCACTGAACAGCGATGATAAGATCGAACGTACCATTTGGGTGGCCAAGTTTGGTCAATCTCTCAAAGACTCTCTGAAAAAGTATGAAGACGTTTGTAAAGTGGACGTCGAAGAACCGCCGGTGATCATTCCCCGTCCCATTCGCCCTCCGAATCCGATTATCCCTGGCCCCATTCGTCCCCCTCACCCTCCAACTGACACCAAATGTGTAGAGGGCTGGAAGAGGGTTGGCGCTGAAACCGAAGTAACTGTTGAAGCCCATAAGGCCTCACTATTTGGCATGGACGTGTCTCTTCAGTCCAAGGAGCTCCACGAGTTGGTGGACCTGGGATTGAAATTGGCTAAGAACATGAAAGAGGCCAAGCCACAAACCCTTCCTCACCTTGAGTTGGGCCATGCCCGCGCTGCTCTTGGAGCTGGTGGCGGTGGTTTGAATGTCACCACTGGTGGCGCTATGGACATGGGTTCTTTCCGCCGCAATGTGGAAGAAGGCTATGTGCCTGGCCCCGAGAGCTTGGCAGTTGAAGGTTTGATGAAGGAATTCGACCTCTCACTGACAGCTAAGTCTTGCGCTAAACTTTTGTGCATTCAACCCGCTTATCAGATCTCTGGAAAAGAGAATAAGCTTTACGTACAAGTTGGCATGGCCAGCAACGTGACCAAAGAGAACTTTAAGCGCAGCCCTCTCAACCTGGCTGTAGTTCTCGACATCTCTGGCTCCATGCAGGGAACAGATGGAACCAGCAAGTCCCGTCTGGAGTGGGCAAAAGAGGCTTTGGTTCACACCATTAACCAACTTGAGCCAACGGATTCCTTTTCATTGACCGTGTTTGACACTTCCAGTGAAATCCTCATCCCTACAACTTTGGCCGCGAACAAGGCAAATCTTCTGGCCACCGTTGCTGGTTTGAAAACCAAAGGCAGCACCAACCTGGAGTCTGGTCTGCGTGATGGATACGAATTGGCTTCCAAGGCTTTCCGTCAGGGATATGAGAACCGCGTTCTGCTGATCTCTGATGCTGGCCTCAACACGGGTGTAACTGATGAGAATAGCATTCTAAAACTGGTAAGCGATTTTGCTTCTGAAGACATCGGCCTAACTGCCATTGGCTTGGGCTTGAACTTCAAACAGGAATTGATCCACAACATCACTATGAGCAAAGGTGGCAACTACGTGTTTGTTAACAGCGGTGAGAAGATGTTTAAGTTCTTTGAGAGCTTTGACTTTCTGGTCACTCCTGTTGCCTACAACTTCAAAGCTTCTCTTCACTTGGGAATCTATGAAGGTGCCAAGCTGGTGAAAGCTTACGGCGTACCCGTAAAAGAAGACGAGCCTCTTCGCGACTTGATTGATGTTCGCACTCTCTTCTTCAGCGAAGAGGGCGGAGCCATGCTTCTGGAGTATGACCTTAAATAA
- a CDS encoding Na/Pi cotransporter family protein: MTGQHSSFVITLGGISLFMLGMTLASDNLQKLAANRIRDLLVTLSRKPIFGLLVGILMTLVIQSSGAVISMLVGLGSAGVFSLTQVMGVILGVTIGTTFTVQLLSLNVAQFGLPIFAIAFMFYFMARKRVFKQIMAVIMGFGLIFWGLDLIGVGTNALRDVGMFANFLSQLKANPFYTIVITAIFTALVHSSAVTIGFAMTLAMSGQIDLVDSVYWVYGANIGTTATPLMAAVGGNHVGRQVAWAHCIYKIVSVLIFMPLTPYLADLVSSTNIQRDVANVHTAFNVAASALFFPFINYGAKLIEKIFPPKDQEKEFSVKYLERGSHQSPSVVAAHAEREVLRMADIVLSMVRDSIEILKDENPDLEESIKERDDRVDLLNREINLFLARHMEEADPTNQRRMMRIIYFGADLESAADVIDNNILDLARKKHALKLGFSKEGREDLMVLHREVLKVAEMSVSCFQVSDMELGSKVIFHKREVRKLEKQLRESHIERLVKGKAETINTSSIHLDVLSDYRRVVGLMSNHVYGLLKENDPYNILPRR, encoded by the coding sequence GTGACCGGACAGCACTCATCATTCGTCATTACGCTCGGGGGCATTTCGCTCTTTATGCTGGGTATGACCTTGGCTAGCGACAATCTGCAAAAGCTCGCCGCCAATCGCATTCGCGATCTTCTCGTTACTTTGTCGCGCAAACCGATCTTTGGTCTCTTGGTGGGGATTCTGATGACCTTGGTTATTCAGAGTTCTGGGGCGGTGATCTCCATGCTTGTGGGCTTGGGATCCGCCGGCGTGTTTTCCCTGACTCAGGTCATGGGAGTTATTCTTGGCGTGACCATTGGAACGACGTTTACCGTTCAACTTCTGAGTTTGAATGTAGCTCAGTTTGGACTGCCAATATTTGCCATTGCCTTTATGTTTTACTTTATGGCCCGCAAGCGGGTTTTTAAACAGATCATGGCCGTCATTATGGGTTTCGGGCTGATCTTTTGGGGCCTTGACCTCATTGGTGTGGGGACGAACGCCCTGCGCGATGTTGGTATGTTTGCCAATTTTTTGTCTCAGCTGAAGGCCAACCCCTTTTACACCATTGTCATTACCGCCATCTTTACGGCTCTGGTTCATAGTAGCGCAGTAACCATTGGTTTCGCCATGACACTTGCGATGTCAGGGCAGATTGATTTGGTGGATTCAGTCTATTGGGTCTACGGTGCCAACATTGGTACCACGGCCACCCCTTTAATGGCTGCCGTTGGCGGAAATCATGTCGGGCGGCAAGTGGCCTGGGCTCACTGTATTTACAAAATCGTATCGGTCCTCATTTTTATGCCCCTAACCCCCTACCTGGCAGATTTAGTGAGTTCGACAAACATTCAGCGGGATGTGGCCAATGTTCACACGGCCTTCAACGTGGCAGCCTCTGCTCTGTTTTTCCCCTTTATCAACTATGGGGCAAAACTGATTGAAAAGATCTTTCCCCCAAAGGATCAGGAAAAGGAGTTCTCGGTCAAGTACTTGGAGCGTGGAAGTCACCAAAGTCCCAGTGTGGTCGCTGCCCATGCCGAACGCGAAGTTCTGCGCATGGCCGACATTGTCCTGAGTATGGTTCGGGATTCAATAGAGATATTAAAGGATGAAAATCCGGACCTAGAGGAGTCCATCAAAGAGAGAGATGACCGGGTGGATCTGCTCAATCGGGAGATCAACCTGTTTTTGGCTCGCCACATGGAAGAGGCCGATCCAACTAACCAAAGGCGAATGATGAGGATCATCTATTTTGGGGCTGACCTGGAAAGTGCCGCCGACGTGATCGACAACAATATTCTGGATTTGGCCCGCAAAAAGCACGCCCTTAAGCTCGGCTTTAGCAAGGAGGGGCGGGAAGATCTTATGGTCCTCCACCGTGAGGTCCTCAAGGTGGCGGAAATGTCAGTGAGCTGCTTTCAAGTCTCCGATATGGAGCTGGGATCAAAGGTGATTTTCCACAAGCGTGAGGTCCGTAAGTTAGAGAAACAACTCCGGGAATCCCACATAGAACGCCTCGTCAAAGGTAAGGCTGAAACCATCAACACGAGCTCCATCCACCTGGATGTCCTGAGTGACTATCGTCGGGTGGTCGGCCTCATGTCCAACCACGTCTATGGCCTGCTCAAGGAAAATGACCCCTACAACATCCTGCCGCGCCGCTGA
- a CDS encoding (2Fe-2S)-binding protein, whose amino-acid sequence MKVKFLPQEIELEIEPNQTVLDLAQKNGIFIKTVCNGVPNCAECRVKLVEGEHNVLPPSSKELTLIGSGHFIDRRRLSCQLYCFGDITIDVSEQVKKETEGPPGSRRFQVELRNEGIVSKAVTGNLIQQDHDLVEVVTSDVDQGDSRPQRGGGPPGGPRSEALLDLGQGGGSKGGGRSGKRGRDGRRRNRDGRGPSNQQRQASSGGGGQQGGGGSQNSENQGGNAQGKWGNRPRRRRRRQ is encoded by the coding sequence GTGAAAGTGAAGTTCTTACCCCAGGAGATTGAACTGGAAATCGAGCCCAATCAGACGGTTCTGGATTTGGCTCAAAAGAACGGGATATTTATCAAGACTGTCTGCAATGGAGTTCCTAATTGTGCCGAGTGCCGAGTCAAGTTGGTAGAAGGTGAGCACAATGTTCTTCCTCCATCGAGTAAGGAATTGACCTTGATTGGTTCTGGACACTTTATCGATCGCAGACGGCTGTCCTGCCAGCTCTACTGCTTTGGTGACATCACCATCGACGTTTCTGAGCAGGTCAAAAAGGAGACCGAAGGGCCGCCAGGCTCGCGACGTTTTCAAGTGGAGTTGCGCAATGAGGGTATTGTATCCAAGGCCGTCACGGGCAACTTGATTCAACAAGATCATGACTTGGTTGAAGTGGTCACATCGGATGTGGACCAGGGGGATAGTCGGCCTCAACGCGGCGGGGGGCCTCCTGGAGGCCCCAGATCTGAAGCTCTTTTGGATCTAGGCCAAGGCGGTGGCTCCAAAGGTGGCGGACGATCTGGCAAGCGGGGTCGTGATGGTCGCCGCCGCAATCGAGACGGTCGTGGTCCTTCCAACCAGCAAAGGCAAGCCAGCTCCGGAGGTGGAGGCCAACAGGGAGGTGGAGGCTCTCAGAATTCAGAAAACCAGGGTGGAAACGCCCAGGGTAAATGGGGCAATCGTCCTCGTCGTCGCCGCCGCCGTCAGTAA
- a CDS encoding tyrosine--tRNA ligase: MAKFELTPEEQLRELKKGVVDFISEEEMLKKLKKSYESGKPLHIKTGFDPSRPDLHIGHTVVMNKMKQFQDLGHEVIFLIGDFTAMIGDPTGKNETRPALTVEEVRLNAETYARQVFKILDPEKTVVDYNSRWMGKFSASDFIRLSSQYTVARMLERDDFSKRYQAQESICIHEFLYPLVQGYDSVALKADVELGGTDQKFNLLVGRDLQKHYGVEPQCILTMPILEGLDGVQKMSKSLDNYIGVEESPRDMFGKTMKVSDELMIRYYELLTDMSTGELESLRSDLASGKRHPRDTKVQLGHMLVNRFHGIEAADNAIEEFNRIFVDKGLPDEMPEFEVAASDDVWICHLVKEAGLAKSTSEARRLVQGRAIEWAGSKVEDEQLKLKLKAGEEVILKAGKKKFIKVRVTK, translated from the coding sequence ATGGCAAAGTTTGAACTCACACCTGAAGAGCAGCTGCGCGAACTCAAAAAGGGCGTCGTGGACTTTATTTCCGAAGAGGAAATGCTCAAGAAGCTCAAAAAGAGCTACGAATCAGGAAAGCCTCTGCATATTAAGACAGGCTTTGATCCCTCCCGCCCCGACCTGCACATTGGTCATACTGTTGTAATGAACAAGATGAAGCAGTTTCAGGACCTGGGCCATGAGGTGATCTTTTTGATTGGCGATTTCACCGCCATGATTGGCGATCCCACCGGCAAGAATGAGACTCGTCCGGCCCTGACAGTTGAAGAAGTGCGGCTCAACGCTGAGACCTATGCCCGTCAGGTTTTCAAGATATTAGATCCGGAAAAGACAGTGGTGGACTACAATTCCAGATGGATGGGTAAGTTCTCGGCTTCGGACTTTATTCGTCTCTCCAGCCAGTACACTGTGGCCAGGATGTTGGAGCGGGATGACTTTTCCAAGCGATACCAGGCTCAAGAGAGTATTTGTATCCATGAGTTCCTTTATCCATTGGTGCAGGGTTATGACTCGGTGGCTTTAAAGGCCGATGTGGAGTTGGGTGGGACAGATCAAAAGTTCAATCTTTTGGTCGGTCGCGACCTTCAAAAACACTATGGTGTTGAACCCCAGTGCATTTTGACCATGCCCATCCTGGAAGGATTGGACGGAGTGCAAAAGATGTCCAAGAGCCTGGATAACTATATTGGAGTCGAGGAAAGTCCTCGGGACATGTTTGGCAAGACCATGAAGGTGTCGGATGAATTGATGATCCGTTACTATGAGCTGCTGACTGATATGTCGACCGGCGAACTGGAGTCTCTCAGAAGTGATTTGGCCAGTGGTAAACGGCACCCGCGAGACACCAAGGTTCAGTTGGGACATATGTTGGTTAACAGATTTCACGGAATTGAGGCTGCTGATAATGCCATAGAAGAGTTCAACCGCATCTTCGTAGACAAGGGACTTCCGGATGAAATGCCCGAGTTTGAGGTGGCGGCCAGTGATGATGTGTGGATTTGTCATCTCGTTAAAGAAGCAGGATTGGCAAAGTCCACCAGTGAAGCTCGCCGATTGGTGCAAGGGCGGGCCATTGAGTGGGCTGGCTCTAAAGTGGAAGATGAGCAGCTTAAACTCAAGCTCAAGGCTGGCGAGGAGGTGATCCTTAAAGCTGGCAAAAAGAAATTTATTAAAGTTCGGGTGACAAAGTGA
- the zapA gene encoding cell division protein ZapA, with the protein MKLRSSHDEETVAKLVALVDEKVKEALEVHSSVSFQNALLLASLHLAEDLILLKRAANNELSGLESRAKEILTNLESSPLTQTGLDH; encoded by the coding sequence ATGAAGCTCCGTTCTTCACATGATGAAGAAACGGTCGCAAAACTTGTGGCCCTAGTGGATGAGAAGGTGAAAGAAGCTCTAGAAGTTCATTCAAGTGTGTCTTTTCAGAATGCACTTTTACTCGCTTCCCTGCATCTTGCCGAGGATTTGATTTTACTCAAACGTGCGGCAAACAACGAATTATCCGGACTCGAATCCCGAGCTAAGGAAATCCTCACCAATCTTGAGTCTTCTCCATTAACCCAGACCGGGTTGGATCACTAA